A genomic window from Methylorubrum extorquens includes:
- a CDS encoding TonB-dependent siderophore receptor has product MAGLPVIVALVASVGPAQAGLDTQIDFNMPAGDLARTLVAISRQGGIMISFPPEIAAGRRAIAVQGRLTVREALAVVLAGTGLRMVPGSGGGVTVIADTGTSPSAAAAGLGDIAAIDVTDEGTLSRFGDTGFQAGTAGDTVRLAGAEAKEIPIKIDAVTSNVIRSQVVTSTLDAAQNISGVTLGASDPTNPTFTIRGFQGGAVTVNGMGAAGYGNTGTAAVPIDDVERVEVLKGPTSILTGATANGGVINIAAKQPTSREIRDVVVRYGSFNFKTLAVDLGGPLAGTEGLTYRFNLAGTHADSNYAGYRDRYETLISPVVRWEGADTSILAGLRHVELRRLTPQFTFLDFAGSPLRPAVRIPRGTPYINRDLGARNTNTTVYSDFTHRFGDILGFDTTINNKFNYDVFSDDVNTFTWLRRREPTGSRTNYAARQIFNSFAGTRLINRSDITLTYDAGFAKQTSTFGLDYQSTEFKSSNNVSPIIGINPNNGLPQQGLFREYPLSPGNYTNNESKQVGYYYLEKFDTLDNRLHIFGQVRYDQARYDSWFGLSGRRDVDVSRIEGLSWVSGAAFDVTPYFTVWGNRSNGFRPQLGQLGTTGQAAPPEDRDQWEVGGRFFLFDKKLSVTTSYSDIAATNVARCDPVRGCNFVELISGQNSRAFELDVQGEIFPGLNLIGSFSSVISKSPNNSGFLIQLDGVPQYTGSVWGTYAFQGGLFQGLTVGLGGRGNSNSLVYLSGIGGPSFEVPGYVTANALIGYDFDRWSVQLRANNIFDKYHYLTSYSANFVGIGEGRTFTLQARYSFE; this is encoded by the coding sequence ATGGCCGGACTTCCGGTCATCGTAGCTTTGGTGGCAAGCGTCGGCCCGGCACAAGCCGGCCTCGATACGCAGATCGACTTCAACATGCCCGCCGGAGACCTTGCCCGTACGCTGGTCGCCATCTCGCGGCAGGGCGGCATCATGATCTCCTTCCCGCCCGAGATCGCTGCGGGACGCCGAGCCATCGCCGTTCAAGGTCGCCTGACGGTGCGCGAGGCGCTGGCCGTCGTCCTGGCTGGCACGGGTCTGCGCATGGTGCCGGGCTCGGGTGGCGGCGTCACCGTCATTGCCGATACCGGCACCTCCCCCTCCGCCGCAGCGGCAGGTCTCGGCGACATCGCCGCCATCGACGTGACCGACGAGGGCACGCTGTCCCGCTTCGGCGATACCGGGTTTCAGGCGGGCACCGCGGGCGACACGGTGCGCTTGGCGGGCGCCGAGGCCAAGGAAATTCCAATCAAGATCGATGCGGTGACCTCGAACGTTATCCGCTCGCAGGTTGTAACAAGCACGCTGGATGCGGCGCAGAACATCTCGGGCGTTACGCTCGGCGCATCGGATCCGACCAACCCAACTTTCACCATTCGTGGCTTCCAAGGCGGCGCCGTGACCGTCAACGGAATGGGCGCGGCCGGATACGGCAATACGGGCACCGCTGCCGTGCCGATCGACGATGTCGAGCGTGTGGAGGTTTTGAAAGGCCCGACTTCCATTCTGACCGGGGCGACAGCGAACGGCGGCGTCATCAACATCGCAGCCAAGCAGCCAACGAGCCGCGAGATACGCGATGTGGTGGTCCGATACGGCTCTTTCAACTTCAAGACGCTTGCCGTCGATCTCGGCGGGCCGCTCGCAGGTACGGAAGGGCTGACGTATCGCTTCAACCTTGCCGGCACTCATGCCGACTCGAACTATGCCGGCTATCGTGATCGCTACGAAACCTTGATTTCTCCTGTCGTCCGCTGGGAGGGCGCTGATACTTCGATCCTGGCAGGGCTGCGCCACGTCGAACTCAGACGGCTGACGCCCCAGTTTACGTTCTTAGACTTCGCCGGCAGCCCCCTCCGGCCTGCCGTACGAATCCCGAGAGGCACGCCATATATAAATCGAGATTTGGGCGCTCGGAACACAAATACAACAGTTTATTCAGATTTCACCCATCGCTTTGGCGATATTCTGGGCTTTGACACAACGATAAACAACAAATTTAACTACGATGTATTTTCTGATGATGTAAACACATTCACATGGCTAAGACGTCGGGAACCCACCGGATCCCGAACAAATTACGCAGCTAGACAGATTTTCAATAGCTTTGCAGGAACGCGCCTCATCAATAGATCTGACATAACATTGACCTATGATGCCGGTTTTGCCAAGCAAACCTCAACATTTGGACTCGACTATCAATCAACTGAATTCAAATCATCAAACAACGTGAGTCCAATCATCGGGATAAACCCAAATAACGGACTTCCCCAGCAAGGCTTGTTTAGAGAATATCCGCTCTCTCCAGGAAATTACACAAACAACGAATCAAAACAAGTTGGATATTACTATCTTGAGAAATTCGATACACTCGACAATCGACTTCATATCTTTGGACAAGTGCGTTACGATCAAGCTCGGTACGATTCCTGGTTTGGTCTTTCAGGCCGCAGGGACGTCGATGTCAGTCGTATCGAAGGCCTGTCGTGGGTATCCGGTGCTGCATTCGACGTCACCCCCTACTTCACCGTTTGGGGAAACCGCTCGAACGGGTTCCGGCCGCAACTTGGTCAACTTGGCACGACCGGGCAAGCGGCCCCTCCTGAGGACCGCGATCAGTGGGAAGTCGGCGGACGATTCTTTCTGTTTGATAAGAAGCTGAGCGTCACAACTTCATATTCTGACATCGCCGCGACAAATGTCGCGCGCTGCGATCCCGTGCGGGGGTGTAATTTTGTCGAACTCATCAGTGGGCAAAATTCACGAGCATTTGAGCTGGATGTTCAGGGCGAGATATTTCCTGGCCTCAACTTGATAGGCTCGTTTTCGTCGGTCATTTCCAAATCTCCAAACAATTCCGGGTTCTTGATTCAGCTGGATGGAGTCCCTCAATACACCGGAAGCGTCTGGGGAACCTACGCTTTCCAAGGCGGGCTATTTCAGGGCCTGACAGTCGGCCTCGGTGGACGCGGGAATTCGAACAGCCTCGTCTATCTCTCGGGGATCGGCGGCCCGTCGTTCGAGGTTCCGGGATACGTCACAGCGAATGCGCTGATCGGATATGACTTCGATCGCTGGTCCGTTCAACTTCGCGCCAACAACATATTCGACAAATACCATTATCTTACGAGCTATTCCGCCAACTTTGTTGGCATCGGAGAAGGCAGAACGTTCACTCTCCAAGCTAGATACTCATTCGAATGA